A genomic stretch from Planctomycetaceae bacterium includes:
- a CDS encoding Calx-beta domain-containing protein gives MVDAVAVGTILNDDTSVVISDATALEAGSTWEFADTIALGGGFSGWPWGVAKGTNGDLFIAFSQINGVGGEDAGIEKIDGLTGEIDHDFVPIGTAGLFNAKEIEVHDGWIYVSNKGTNEILRFDETTGTPDPAGAFISSGAAGLSNPRGIVFDAAGNLIVSSKDTDQILKFSGADGTFLGVFAASVTDGGTGPKDLAVDAAGDIYVNGNDRVYKFSGVDGTPLGLFVQDGLVNSSALEFGPDGDLYVGDNGASQVFQFNGQTGDLVATIDINAVYGKPVGLAFDSAGTLYIGANLTTGELLRYAPESSAVFTVSLSSSSGDTVTVDYLTNNVTAIDGSDYAGASGTLVFESGVTSRAIIIPTVDDLNLEVDETFTITLGNPLGTTIADGTGLGTIIDNEVANVAPSADAGADQTVIDGAAVTLNGSGSDSDGTIVSYQWTEGATVLGTTASISPVLSLGAHTLTLTVTDNGGATASDTVVVTVNPVAASGTSFMWSMIHWTICSSTKQMARSSKTTISVQAIILREAQRPTSRATPCG, from the coding sequence TTGGTCGACGCGGTTGCCGTCGGGACAATCCTGAACGACGACACCAGCGTCGTCATTAGCGATGCAACCGCGTTGGAGGCTGGATCCACGTGGGAATTTGCGGACACCATTGCTCTCGGCGGGGGATTCAGCGGGTGGCCGTGGGGCGTTGCTAAGGGAACCAATGGGGATTTGTTTATTGCATTCAGTCAGATCAATGGAGTTGGAGGCGAGGACGCTGGAATTGAGAAGATCGACGGTCTCACCGGCGAAATCGATCACGACTTCGTACCGATCGGAACCGCGGGGCTATTCAATGCAAAAGAAATCGAGGTTCATGACGGTTGGATCTATGTGTCCAATAAGGGTACCAACGAAATTCTGCGTTTCGACGAAACCACGGGAACTCCTGATCCAGCGGGAGCATTCATTTCGTCCGGAGCCGCCGGTCTGTCCAACCCACGAGGGATCGTCTTCGACGCCGCTGGCAACCTGATCGTCAGCAGCAAAGACACTGATCAGATCCTGAAGTTCAGCGGTGCGGACGGAACATTTCTGGGAGTCTTCGCGGCAAGTGTTACCGATGGAGGGACCGGGCCAAAGGATCTTGCCGTCGATGCCGCCGGCGATATCTATGTGAACGGGAATGATCGTGTTTACAAGTTCAGCGGCGTGGATGGAACACCGCTCGGTCTGTTTGTGCAAGACGGACTGGTCAATTCCTCTGCTCTTGAATTTGGACCTGACGGCGATCTCTACGTTGGCGACAATGGCGCATCACAAGTGTTCCAGTTCAATGGGCAAACCGGCGATCTCGTTGCTACCATCGACATTAATGCCGTTTATGGTAAGCCGGTTGGACTGGCCTTCGACAGTGCTGGCACGCTTTACATTGGTGCCAATCTTACGACCGGCGAATTACTTCGCTATGCACCCGAATCATCGGCTGTGTTCACGGTCAGTCTTTCGTCATCCTCTGGAGACACGGTGACGGTCGACTACTTGACGAACAACGTGACTGCGATTGATGGAAGCGACTATGCCGGGGCCAGCGGTACCCTGGTGTTTGAATCAGGTGTCACGAGTCGAGCCATCATCATCCCAACCGTTGATGATTTGAACCTTGAGGTTGATGAAACCTTCACGATCACGCTCGGCAATCCCCTGGGCACCACGATCGCAGACGGCACAGGGCTTGGCACGATCATTGACAATGAAGTTGCCAATGTCGCCCCCTCGGCCGATGCCGGTGCTGACCAAACTGTAATTGACGGTGCGGCCGTGACGCTTAACGGTAGTGGCTCTGACAGCGATGGCACGATCGTCAGCTATCAGTGGACCGAAGGGGCCACCGTTCTTGGAACCACAGCCAGTATCTCACCAGTCCTGAGTCTGGGGGCTCACACGCTCACTCTGACCGTCACCGACAACGGTGGTGCAACGGCCAGCGACACGGTCGTTGTGACCGTCAACCCGGTAGCTGCGTCGGGGACGAGTTTTATGTGGTCGATGATTCATTGGACGATATGTTCGAGTACGAAGCAGATGGCACGGTCGTCGAAAACTACAATCTCGGTTCAGGCAATAATTCTCCGCGAGGCGCAGCGGCCGACATCACGGGCAACACCGTGTGGGTGA
- a CDS encoding serine/threonine-protein kinase, with translation MNEHTFVPKVNPLRSIRDIFLAARALPAGEERDRYLKTAVGDDPGLRQRVERMLASLQDAEPNPLVQAMESLNMDAPGETECLAIDVSQHPTIGPYKLLERLGTGGMGEVFVAEQRQPVRRNVALKLIKRGMDSREVVARFEAERQALAMMSHPNIASVLDAGQTEEGRPYFVMDLVRGIRITHYCDQHKLDLRQRLELMVTVCQAVQHAHHKGIIHRDLKPGNILVELDDVRHVPKVIDFGVAKATNQRLTERTLFTQFSQMIGTPLYMSPEQAQMTSMDVDTRSDVYSLGVVLYELLTGSTPFDRATLNKAGYDEMRRIIQEDEPPRPSQRISTLKAERLSTLTEQQQKATPQLERQVERELDWIVMKSLEKDRIRRYESASALAADLQRYLNGDLVQACPPSVGYRFRKYFAKHKLMLTTSAILASVLITSTIISWGFAVHANQAQITSTKSAADALDAKLAAEDEKKKAIVAQKAAVTAQKMSDVNLAAALDAVAKLLEHASNPELLEVPRAQPILKNIVTDALAFYDNLEVSKAESPEVRFQAAMTRVRLAQLAGHFEENELSRRAYLDAIAEFERLGKHFPNDHRYGIQQARETSMLGWLYVHNFHDFSAAESCFEQSLRIYESLQESDLTTDYDVDKSGALEGLATTYEHQGRVEEYRELTKRNYEEFGYHLNKYAKLMESEDPDRAERLWLQFLHEYRDVVSKEGNQASRSFFGSNLWKAARFMKKPVIASVQRSWSQKRTILPGLWSRIFRK, from the coding sequence ATGAATGAGCATACCTTCGTTCCGAAAGTGAATCCCCTACGTTCAATCAGAGATATTTTCCTCGCGGCTCGTGCACTGCCAGCCGGTGAGGAACGCGATCGGTATCTGAAGACTGCGGTCGGTGATGATCCGGGACTGCGTCAACGAGTCGAACGGATGCTGGCGTCGCTGCAGGATGCGGAACCTAATCCACTGGTTCAGGCGATGGAGAGTCTGAACATGGACGCCCCTGGGGAGACGGAATGCTTGGCCATCGACGTCAGTCAGCACCCGACCATTGGCCCGTATAAGTTGCTCGAACGTCTGGGGACTGGCGGGATGGGGGAGGTGTTTGTCGCGGAGCAACGGCAACCCGTGCGGAGAAACGTCGCTCTGAAGCTGATCAAACGGGGGATGGATTCCAGGGAAGTTGTGGCGAGGTTCGAGGCCGAACGCCAGGCACTGGCGATGATGAGTCATCCGAATATTGCCAGTGTCCTGGATGCGGGGCAGACGGAAGAAGGGCGTCCCTATTTCGTGATGGATTTGGTGCGCGGCATTCGCATTACCCACTACTGTGATCAACACAAGTTAGACCTGCGTCAACGACTGGAACTTATGGTGACGGTGTGCCAGGCCGTGCAACATGCTCATCACAAGGGCATTATTCATCGCGACCTGAAACCCGGCAATATTCTGGTGGAGCTCGACGACGTTCGCCACGTTCCCAAAGTGATCGACTTCGGCGTAGCCAAGGCGACCAACCAGCGGCTCACAGAACGGACGTTATTTACACAGTTCTCGCAGATGATTGGCACGCCGCTGTACATGAGTCCCGAGCAGGCTCAGATGACCAGCATGGATGTCGATACGCGGAGCGATGTGTATTCGCTGGGCGTTGTGCTGTACGAACTGCTTACGGGCAGCACTCCCTTTGATCGTGCAACTCTGAACAAAGCAGGGTACGACGAAATGCGCCGCATCATTCAGGAAGACGAACCTCCGCGTCCCAGTCAACGCATTAGTACTCTCAAGGCGGAACGCCTCTCAACGCTGACCGAGCAACAACAGAAAGCAACGCCGCAACTTGAACGACAGGTGGAACGGGAACTGGACTGGATTGTGATGAAGTCCCTCGAAAAAGATCGTATACGCCGATACGAATCCGCCAGTGCACTGGCAGCCGATCTGCAGCGATATCTTAATGGCGATCTGGTCCAGGCCTGTCCGCCGTCTGTCGGATATCGCTTTCGAAAATACTTCGCAAAACACAAGCTTATGCTGACGACCAGCGCTATTCTGGCGTCCGTCCTGATTACGTCTACGATCATCAGCTGGGGCTTTGCGGTTCACGCCAATCAAGCCCAGATAACTTCCACCAAATCGGCCGCAGACGCCCTTGATGCAAAGCTGGCGGCGGAAGACGAGAAAAAGAAGGCCATCGTCGCACAGAAGGCAGCAGTGACTGCCCAAAAGATGTCTGATGTCAATCTTGCGGCAGCGCTGGACGCCGTCGCTAAATTACTGGAGCACGCCTCTAATCCGGAACTACTGGAAGTTCCACGAGCGCAGCCGATCCTGAAAAACATCGTCACCGATGCTCTGGCGTTCTATGACAATTTAGAGGTCTCCAAAGCCGAATCGCCGGAAGTGCGTTTCCAGGCCGCGATGACTCGTGTTCGCCTGGCCCAACTCGCGGGGCATTTTGAGGAGAACGAGCTAAGCAGGCGCGCCTACCTGGACGCGATCGCCGAGTTCGAGCGACTTGGTAAGCACTTCCCGAATGATCATCGCTATGGAATTCAGCAAGCCCGAGAGACATCAATGCTGGGCTGGCTCTACGTGCACAATTTCCATGACTTCTCCGCAGCGGAATCGTGCTTTGAGCAGTCGCTGAGGATCTACGAATCGCTGCAAGAGTCGGACTTGACGACAGACTACGATGTTGACAAATCCGGAGCCCTGGAGGGCCTCGCGACAACATACGAGCACCAGGGCCGCGTCGAAGAGTATCGAGAGCTTACAAAACGCAACTACGAAGAGTTTGGGTATCATCTGAACAAATATGCGAAGCTGATGGAAAGCGAAGACCCGGATCGAGCCGAGCGACTCTGGTTGCAATTCCTCCATGAATACAGAGACGTAGTGTCAAAGGAAGGCAATCAGGCGAGTAGAAGCTTCTTTGGTAGCAATCTCTGGAAAGCAGCCAGGTTCATGAAAAAGCCCGTGATCGCCAGCGTGCAGCGGAGTTGGTCACAGAAGCGTACGATCTTGCCCGGTCTTTGGTCACGGATTTTCAGAAAGTAA
- a CDS encoding vWA domain-containing protein — protein MSNIRSTIQQPRFREWLRRMPLSAGRISTELRPFLISLTVHCILFVLMAFWVLPLLSNGTDSTVIEARLLPNNRDAADYMTHEVDFSATNHDQSTLSQFQATVAAEIPAAPIGGESVPVDSPAMPSSQVKVRRGDLQPVTKMTDAELMQDLKLGVRAMAIHGHRGETRVEEADTPTGIASTLEGDLLSIAKDGDAMVVWVLDQSLSMQQDMKVLAEGLVETLKNIEADETSQMQHAVVAFGDNVRVVQSPTFKGLRVAEAIYNLPPDPSGIERTFGSVEWCVDRFFSSKWRGGERQNLLILWTDESGDDYLRLENTIARCLGANVRVDVIGPSAVLGAQTGYTAFPHPADGITYFLPVHRGPDSGFPQKLSLGYWYRGVPATYDESFRGPYQGTSPRWQGGSNLQSMLSGFSPYALTRLSRETGGRYLMYDRPGDRAPFSLEQIRDYQPDYRSLAEIQFQLQRQPLRQIVLASAARTWSGGNLAQTQPDMTFRPAFGGQPHNEFVRSRLVPMLTREIRTAWQDAQAVEEALLPFLMASALQGFQPRPEVSGHRAPMSESDKIEDHRDQNPQERPKNDLNDKEAMDNDDEEANEELKNIPALSADEVQLATLETELNESLLEQLYQNEPSPRWRAWTDLNMGRLLALSVRLREYLVVSTSTLNNVQNLQSETNFVSFSPSARLQGGPPSEQRLAVARRLLQRCIEENRGTPWQVMAERELRDSFGLEVTQRFVPRPTRIMNTPIPPPPPKPQLPNL, from the coding sequence ATGTCAAACATAAGATCGACAATTCAGCAGCCGCGTTTCAGGGAATGGCTGCGAAGAATGCCATTGTCAGCTGGCCGGATTTCCACGGAACTTCGGCCCTTTCTGATTTCACTGACAGTGCACTGCATTCTATTTGTGTTGATGGCGTTCTGGGTACTGCCGCTGCTCAGCAACGGCACCGATTCAACTGTCATTGAAGCAAGACTGCTCCCAAATAATCGGGACGCTGCGGATTACATGACGCATGAGGTTGATTTTAGTGCGACGAACCACGACCAAAGTACATTGTCGCAATTTCAGGCGACCGTTGCGGCTGAAATTCCAGCTGCTCCAATCGGGGGCGAGTCAGTTCCTGTGGATTCACCCGCCATGCCATCTTCACAGGTGAAGGTACGCCGGGGCGACCTTCAGCCAGTCACAAAGATGACAGATGCGGAGCTGATGCAGGACTTAAAGCTGGGTGTGCGAGCAATGGCCATTCATGGTCACCGAGGAGAAACTCGTGTTGAAGAAGCAGACACCCCCACCGGAATTGCGAGTACCCTGGAAGGCGACCTGTTGTCCATCGCGAAAGATGGAGATGCGATGGTCGTCTGGGTTCTCGACCAGTCGCTCAGTATGCAGCAGGACATGAAGGTGCTGGCGGAGGGACTGGTGGAAACTCTGAAAAATATCGAGGCAGACGAGACGAGTCAGATGCAGCACGCTGTCGTCGCCTTCGGAGATAATGTCAGAGTTGTTCAGAGCCCCACTTTCAAAGGCTTACGCGTGGCCGAAGCCATCTATAATCTTCCCCCCGATCCATCCGGAATCGAACGCACTTTCGGATCGGTGGAGTGGTGTGTCGATCGATTCTTTTCATCCAAATGGCGGGGTGGCGAGCGACAGAACCTGTTAATCCTGTGGACAGACGAATCTGGTGACGACTACCTGCGACTGGAAAACACAATTGCCAGATGCCTGGGGGCCAATGTTCGAGTGGACGTGATCGGCCCTTCCGCGGTCCTTGGCGCACAAACCGGATACACAGCCTTTCCACACCCTGCGGACGGAATCACCTACTTCCTGCCGGTTCATCGAGGCCCGGATTCAGGATTTCCCCAGAAGTTGTCGCTGGGATACTGGTACCGCGGAGTGCCGGCGACTTATGACGAATCTTTTCGTGGCCCCTATCAGGGAACATCACCCCGCTGGCAGGGCGGTAGTAACTTACAGTCCATGCTGTCCGGCTTCAGTCCCTATGCACTGACACGGCTGTCCCGAGAAACAGGTGGTCGCTACCTGATGTACGATCGCCCCGGTGATCGAGCTCCATTTTCGCTGGAGCAAATTCGAGACTATCAGCCGGACTACCGTTCGCTGGCAGAAATACAGTTTCAATTACAGCGACAACCGCTGCGCCAAATCGTTCTTGCATCCGCTGCACGAACATGGAGTGGTGGCAATCTGGCTCAAACCCAGCCGGATATGACCTTTCGCCCGGCATTCGGCGGTCAACCCCATAACGAATTCGTCAGATCCCGTCTGGTCCCAATGCTGACACGAGAAATCCGCACAGCATGGCAGGATGCTCAGGCCGTCGAAGAAGCATTATTGCCGTTCCTGATGGCGTCCGCGTTGCAAGGATTTCAACCCAGGCCGGAAGTCTCAGGACATCGTGCACCCATGTCTGAGAGCGACAAGATCGAGGATCACCGGGATCAGAATCCGCAAGAGAGACCAAAGAACGACTTGAATGATAAAGAAGCAATGGACAATGACGACGAAGAGGCCAACGAAGAACTGAAGAACATTCCCGCACTCAGCGCGGATGAAGTACAGCTGGCGACCCTGGAAACAGAGCTGAATGAATCGTTACTCGAGCAGCTTTATCAGAATGAACCTTCCCCACGATGGCGTGCATGGACAGACCTCAACATGGGGCGGTTGTTGGCACTCAGCGTCCGCCTGCGAGAATACCTCGTCGTTTCCACCAGCACACTGAACAACGTGCAGAACCTTCAAAGCGAAACTAACTTTGTCTCCTTTTCCCCCTCAGCGAGATTACAGGGCGGACCACCATCGGAACAAAGACTGGCCGTCGCTCGACGACTTTTGCAACGTTGCATTGAGGAAAACAGGGGCACCCCGTGGCAGGTCATGGCCGAACGCGAACTGAGGGATTCATTCGGCCTTGAAGTGACTCAACGTTTCGTACCGCGTCCCACGCGAATCATGAACACGCCTATCCCGCCACCACCTCCAAAACCACAGCTGCCAAACTTGTAA
- a CDS encoding ECF-type sigma factor: MAPPKKNWDWRQDPEFLAQLSLDLRRLAIRRLRSGVRDLSVSSLVQESLVRLLNSGNLQAAPGRAYVHAAAARAMRFVIVDHARASSAAKRDLPQETLVLEKVVDTLQRHQLDILALDEAMESLMKISERQAAVVELRFFGGLTMPEVAHALDLSLGTVEADWRAARNWLYRFLNR, translated from the coding sequence ATGGCACCACCAAAGAAGAATTGGGACTGGCGACAGGATCCCGAGTTTCTGGCCCAGTTGTCGCTTGATTTGCGGCGATTGGCGATTCGTCGACTGCGATCCGGCGTCCGCGATTTGTCCGTATCGTCACTGGTTCAGGAGTCACTCGTGCGACTGTTGAATTCGGGGAATCTGCAGGCAGCACCAGGCCGCGCCTATGTGCATGCGGCGGCCGCCAGAGCAATGCGGTTTGTGATCGTCGATCATGCGCGAGCCAGCTCCGCTGCAAAACGAGATCTGCCTCAGGAAACTCTTGTTCTGGAAAAAGTAGTCGATACTTTGCAACGGCACCAACTGGACATCCTTGCGCTGGATGAAGCGATGGAATCTCTTATGAAGATCTCTGAGCGTCAGGCAGCGGTAGTCGAACTCAGGTTTTTTGGTGGCCTCACGATGCCCGAGGTCGCTCATGCACTTGATCTCTCGCTTGGGACGGTCGAAGCCGACTGGCGGGCTGCAAGAAACTGGCTTTACCGGTTCCTGAATCGATAG
- a CDS encoding serine/threonine-protein kinase — translation MDSELSPPDSFLNDSLAELLNRDLVAEWADGWTGREIDDYRLESLAGYGSYGIVFRAKRFEPYEEIVAIKLMPFRAGTIKLTSQFQRECQTLADLRHPGIAAILNAGVTEDGVPYIVMPFIDGVPIDQWVTGHAKESNESPWDRIAELAIQLCDAIVFAHQQGVIHCDLKPDNVLVTEAGQLFVTDLGLAVRLDQLDETVTRGSWLPGTVGYSAPEIIASRKTASTSVDIYSIGAILYKLLTGQTPHGHSGWLESLIATVQQPAVPVIDRMPDVPETLASICDRCLQKDAENRYPSVGELLEHLQLFVEGKQPKVRQYQIDEARLLRRKMLVVCSGFLLLIIAGLQWLSSDKDDNSMEGGRTPAALLETAVAPGRPSIDAEAAMVQQVNEIRKNVILPASRSPRNPGDVPGQFETLREATGRLEAILQRAPGNPTIRQRTGDAHHFTGIAASYAEYFVEAERAYLRCQELFDSLAMEFPDNVDYKFSQFATRFSRASICGPTLLRKQLHEECLDVIGQIVGLEPDNVDYMDAVAATYGALAADYQEVLDEFSLDKIEEMSLESRRWSQSACSHPDAKPLHRKHLVKSAHLLFYVEKKRGEYGKAASWLDEALVHCRQFEAECPHPEHSELLFVTLCDYAEFAEEAKQFELAESLRAEAERVLGKISEFVPEWGELENLTDRIQSSRGEGSGRKNSVSPVEPTGK, via the coding sequence ATGGATTCTGAACTCTCCCCTCCCGATTCTTTCTTGAATGACAGTCTTGCTGAATTACTCAACCGAGACCTGGTAGCGGAATGGGCGGACGGCTGGACTGGTCGCGAGATCGATGACTATCGCCTGGAATCGTTAGCGGGTTACGGTAGCTATGGCATTGTGTTCCGCGCGAAACGTTTTGAGCCCTACGAGGAAATTGTGGCCATCAAATTGATGCCTTTCCGAGCAGGCACCATTAAGCTGACCAGCCAGTTTCAGCGAGAATGCCAGACTCTTGCCGATCTCCGACATCCCGGTATTGCCGCGATTCTAAACGCGGGAGTGACGGAAGATGGCGTTCCTTACATCGTGATGCCGTTCATTGATGGTGTACCGATCGATCAATGGGTTACTGGCCATGCAAAGGAATCGAATGAAAGTCCATGGGACCGAATCGCGGAGCTGGCAATTCAACTATGCGACGCCATTGTGTTCGCTCATCAGCAGGGCGTAATTCACTGTGACCTGAAGCCCGATAATGTGTTGGTTACGGAAGCAGGGCAGCTGTTTGTTACTGACCTCGGACTGGCCGTGCGATTGGACCAACTGGATGAAACCGTAACGCGAGGGTCCTGGTTGCCGGGGACGGTCGGCTATTCGGCTCCAGAAATCATTGCTTCACGCAAGACCGCATCGACATCGGTCGACATCTATTCGATCGGCGCAATTCTATACAAGTTGCTGACCGGACAGACTCCGCACGGTCATAGTGGCTGGCTGGAATCATTGATCGCCACCGTTCAGCAACCGGCTGTCCCTGTAATCGATCGGATGCCGGATGTACCGGAGACTCTGGCCAGCATTTGTGATCGATGCCTCCAAAAAGATGCTGAGAATCGGTATCCGTCCGTCGGTGAACTGCTCGAGCATCTGCAGCTGTTCGTTGAAGGGAAACAGCCTAAAGTACGCCAGTATCAGATCGATGAAGCCAGACTACTTCGAAGAAAGATGCTTGTTGTTTGCAGTGGTTTCCTGCTGCTGATAATCGCAGGTCTTCAGTGGCTGTCATCAGATAAGGACGACAATTCAATGGAGGGCGGACGCACCCCTGCGGCGCTATTGGAAACCGCAGTCGCCCCGGGCCGACCATCAATCGACGCTGAAGCTGCGATGGTACAGCAGGTGAATGAAATACGGAAGAACGTCATTCTGCCTGCTTCTCGAAGCCCCCGAAACCCCGGCGACGTTCCAGGGCAATTTGAAACTCTCAGAGAAGCAACCGGCCGGCTGGAGGCAATTCTGCAACGGGCTCCCGGTAATCCCACAATTCGTCAGCGAACGGGCGACGCTCATCACTTTACAGGGATTGCAGCTTCCTACGCAGAGTACTTCGTGGAAGCTGAACGAGCTTACCTGAGATGTCAGGAATTGTTTGATTCCCTGGCCATGGAGTTTCCCGACAACGTCGACTACAAGTTTTCGCAGTTCGCGACTCGCTTCAGTCGAGCTTCCATCTGTGGTCCAACATTGTTGCGAAAGCAGTTGCATGAAGAATGCCTGGACGTTATCGGACAGATCGTTGGTCTGGAGCCCGATAATGTCGACTACATGGATGCCGTTGCGGCAACCTACGGTGCCCTCGCCGCGGATTATCAGGAAGTACTTGACGAATTCAGTCTGGACAAGATTGAAGAAATGTCGCTGGAAAGTCGCAGGTGGTCTCAAAGTGCCTGCTCCCACCCGGATGCGAAACCATTACATCGCAAGCACCTTGTCAAGAGTGCTCACCTACTGTTCTACGTTGAAAAAAAACGAGGAGAATACGGCAAGGCCGCCTCTTGGCTGGATGAGGCTCTGGTGCACTGCAGGCAGTTCGAAGCAGAGTGCCCTCATCCGGAGCATTCAGAACTGTTGTTCGTCACTCTGTGTGACTACGCAGAATTCGCCGAAGAGGCGAAGCAGTTTGAGCTGGCTGAAAGCCTGCGAGCCGAAGCAGAGCGTGTGCTCGGCAAGATAAGCGAATTCGTTCCGGAGTGGGGTGAGCTTGAAAACCTCACCGATCGTATTCAAAGTTCGCGAGGCGAGGGTTCGGGGCGGAAAAACTCTGTCAGTCCGGTCGAACCGACAGGCAAGTGA
- a CDS encoding beta-ketoacyl-ACP synthase III has protein sequence MNSRATELQEAVGVPAAIDPNTVRSELQPALRSENGSDARLLFRRSKRTNQLTGIQIRAIGSSVPENVVTNEQLEARYGFEPGWIERRTGILERRIAGPYENTSDLAVQAARNAIERAGVDASDIDLLIVGTFTPDFTCPSTACLVQDKLKLDAPAMDVQAACSGFMYALTTGAQFVATGNSKLALIIGADLNSRIVEQTDQRTAPLFGDGAGAVLLEAGDRTQGLICYQLGADGAGGSLLDRPAGGTRKPLTPELIASGEHYLKMDGRNVFKWAIQAVTETIQQVLTTAGIGVEDVGLFVLHQANIRIIDHAMKELGIPREKVYCNLDRVGNTSAASIPIALDEASQKGRINRGDIVVMCGFGAGLSWGTGVFRW, from the coding sequence ATGAATTCTAGAGCGACTGAACTGCAAGAGGCCGTGGGCGTTCCCGCAGCGATCGACCCGAATACCGTTCGTAGTGAGCTCCAGCCAGCCCTTCGTTCAGAGAACGGAAGCGATGCCAGGCTGCTCTTCCGTCGTTCGAAGCGAACAAACCAACTCACCGGCATCCAGATTCGGGCGATTGGATCCAGCGTTCCCGAGAACGTTGTCACCAACGAGCAACTTGAAGCTCGCTATGGGTTCGAACCCGGCTGGATTGAACGCCGAACAGGGATTCTCGAAAGACGGATCGCCGGCCCCTACGAAAATACAAGCGATCTGGCGGTTCAGGCTGCCCGAAATGCAATTGAACGAGCAGGCGTGGATGCCAGCGACATCGATTTGCTGATTGTCGGCACGTTCACTCCTGATTTCACCTGCCCATCAACGGCGTGCCTCGTGCAGGACAAGCTGAAGCTGGATGCGCCAGCGATGGACGTGCAGGCCGCGTGCTCCGGATTCATGTATGCATTGACAACTGGCGCTCAGTTCGTTGCTACCGGAAACTCAAAGCTTGCCCTGATCATTGGGGCGGACCTGAACAGTCGAATTGTCGAACAAACTGACCAGAGAACGGCTCCTCTGTTCGGTGACGGCGCAGGAGCTGTCCTGCTCGAAGCAGGCGATCGAACTCAGGGTCTGATTTGCTATCAGCTTGGGGCTGATGGAGCGGGTGGCAGCCTTCTTGACCGACCTGCTGGCGGAACACGAAAGCCGCTGACACCAGAATTGATCGCTTCTGGAGAACATTACCTGAAAATGGATGGTCGCAATGTCTTCAAGTGGGCCATCCAGGCGGTCACAGAAACCATTCAACAGGTCTTAACGACCGCTGGCATCGGTGTCGAAGATGTCGGCTTGTTCGTGCTCCATCAGGCCAATATCCGAATTATTGACCACGCGATGAAAGAGCTCGGGATCCCCAGAGAAAAGGTCTACTGCAACCTTGATCGAGTCGGCAATACATCAGCCGCTTCGATACCAATCGCGCTGGATGAAGCCTCCCAAAAGGGACGTATCAATCGAGGTGACATTGTGGTGATGTGCGGTTTCGGAGCGGGCCTCAGCTGGGGAACCGGGGTCTTCCGCTGGTAA
- a CDS encoding ATP-binding protein: MFGRKVETPEFLETPTHVEALNRLLYLVESGTTMALIQGQTGSGRTVVLAKLKQILTRQQFSCPMVNVAGMDAETLFWHIASVFSLPAASQQNKAATLISIRDEILGRAHCGLKTLLILDDLDHGFGDFQGAIRYLAAVAAQTEGMFSIVMAASTLPTGGLIDDAELRVELPRLSRAESAAFAMKMLGALTENGQSLTQNALEEITSLAQGLPARLTQLCNVLHVVHETTPDLAIDEHIVRELALEVGLRSAA, encoded by the coding sequence ATGTTTGGGCGAAAAGTCGAAACGCCGGAATTTCTGGAAACACCGACTCACGTCGAAGCCCTGAATCGGCTCCTTTACCTCGTTGAATCCGGCACGACAATGGCGTTGATTCAGGGACAGACCGGCTCCGGTCGAACCGTCGTGCTTGCAAAGCTAAAACAAATTCTGACGCGACAACAATTCTCATGCCCAATGGTCAACGTGGCCGGAATGGATGCAGAGACTCTGTTCTGGCACATCGCATCCGTATTCTCGCTTCCGGCTGCCAGCCAGCAGAACAAAGCTGCGACCCTGATCAGCATCCGCGACGAAATCCTGGGCCGCGCACATTGTGGCCTGAAAACACTGTTGATCCTGGACGATCTGGACCACGGGTTCGGCGATTTTCAGGGGGCCATTCGATACCTGGCCGCCGTGGCTGCTCAGACTGAGGGAATGTTTTCGATCGTGATGGCCGCCAGCACATTACCAACCGGAGGCCTCATCGACGACGCGGAGCTGAGAGTGGAACTTCCGCGATTATCCCGCGCCGAATCCGCTGCTTTCGCCATGAAAATGCTGGGGGCGCTCACCGAGAACGGGCAGTCCCTGACCCAAAACGCCCTTGAAGAGATCACTTCACTGGCCCAGGGTCTCCCCGCACGCTTGACCCAGCTGTGCAATGTCCTGCACGTCGTCCACGAAACGACGCCTGATCTGGCTATTGACGAGCATATTGTGCGAGAATTGGCCCTTGAAGTTGGCCTTCGATCGGCCGCGTAA